In Glycine max cultivar Williams 82 chromosome 7, Glycine_max_v4.0, whole genome shotgun sequence, a single window of DNA contains:
- the SAN1B gene encoding senescence-associated nodulin 1B: protein MEKVDQAFIQYPQHRPNLTIIQPEHIPIIDLSPITNHTVSHPSPIEGLVKEIGNACKEWGFFQVINHGVSLTLRQNIEKASKLFFAQSLEEKRKVSRDESSPMGYYDTEHTKNIRDWKEVFDFLAKDPTFVPLTSDEHDNRLTQWTNPSPQYPPHFRDIIKEYVEEMEKLSFKLMELIALNLGLEAKRFEEFFIKDQTSFLRLNYYPPCPYPHLALGVGRHKDSGPLTILAQDEVGGLEVRPKADQDWIRVKPIPNAYIINLGDMIQVWSNDAYESVEHRVVVNSEKARFSIPFFLFPAHDTVVKPLEELINEQNPSKFRPYKWGKFLVHRLDSNFKKQNAENVQTYHYKIRE, encoded by the exons ATGGAAAAGGTTGACCAAGCTTTCATCCAATACCCACAACACAGGCCAAATCTCACTATCATCCAACCTGAACACATTCCCATAATAGACCTCTCTCCAATAACCAACCACACAGTTTCACATCCATCTCCCATTGAAGGCTTGGTGAAGGAGATAGGAAATGCATGCAAAGAGTGGGGATTCTTCCAAGTTATCAACCATGGGGTGTCCCTCACTCTAAGGCAAAACATTGAGAAAGCCTCAAAATTGTTCTTTGCTCAGAGTTTAGAAGAGAAGAGGAAGGTTAGCAGAGATGAGAGTTCTCCCATGGGTTATTATGACACAGAGCACACAAAAAACATTAGGGACTGGAAAGAAGTGTTTGATTTTCTAGCCAAAGACCCTACTTTTGTTCCTCTCACTTCGGATGAACATGATAATCGTCTCACTCAATGGACTAATCCATCCCCTCAATACCCTCCACACTTCAG GGATATAATTAAAGAGTATGTTGAAGAGATGGAAAAGCTGTCCTTTAAGTTGATGGAGCTTATAGCTTTGAATTTAGGCCTTGAGGCAAAGAGGTTTGAGGAATTTTTCATCAAAGATCAGACTAGCTTTCTTAGACTCAACTACTATCCTCCATGCCCTTACCCTCACCTTGCCCTTGGTGTTGGTCGACATAAGGACTCTGGTCCCTTAACCATTCTTGCACAAGATGAAGTTGGAGGACTTGAAGTGAGACCTAAAGCAGATCAAGACTGGATAAGAGTGAAACCTATTCCAAATGCTTATATTATCAACCTTGGTGATATGATTCAG GTTTGGAGCAATGATGCCTATGAGAGTGTGGAACACAGAGTGGTGGTCAACTCTGAGAAAGCAAGGTTTTCCATTccattcttcctcttccctgcACATGACACTGTAGTCAAGCCTTTGGAGGAGCTAATAAATGAGCAAAACCCTTCAAAATTTAGGCCATACAAATGGGGCAAGTTTCTTGTCCACAGACTGGATAGCAATTTCAAGAAACAAAATGCGGAGAATGTTCAAACTTATCATTATAAGATAAGAGAGTAG